A window from Puniceicoccus vermicola encodes these proteins:
- a CDS encoding PEP-CTERM sorting domain-containing protein, whose protein sequence is MKLLLPLGLLALTTQFASAASINFIGRTDLASAAAFDLTEIGTTDWAYWDSAVTTSPGVSGTATNEMDGGFGIGSISVSGIGSYLRGTSGFAINTEFSFSNGSGVESGTEAGVTGLFSEELATAGEGVQLDITLAEAGQEYVINIWTGGFATQFATVVGSMNGAESYTSGNTGGSGFGGAYGDSASPREPYLYTFNVIADNPNEVFNFSIATAGTQSSSSHVLIAAASIAAVPEPGTYALLAGFCMLGFVMMRRRSYR, encoded by the coding sequence ATGAAATTACTTCTGCCCCTTGGTCTTCTTGCGTTAACGACTCAGTTCGCCTCCGCCGCGAGTATCAATTTTATCGGTCGAACGGATCTCGCCTCTGCAGCTGCGTTTGATCTGACCGAAATCGGGACAACTGACTGGGCCTATTGGGATTCCGCGGTGACCACGAGCCCAGGTGTCAGTGGCACTGCGACGAATGAAATGGATGGCGGTTTCGGTATCGGTTCAATTTCAGTTTCAGGTATTGGCTCATATTTACGTGGCACAAGTGGTTTTGCGATTAATACAGAATTTTCATTTTCAAATGGAAGTGGTGTCGAGAGTGGTACTGAAGCAGGCGTGACCGGTTTGTTTTCTGAAGAGCTCGCTACTGCCGGCGAAGGGGTTCAGTTGGACATCACTCTAGCGGAAGCCGGGCAGGAGTATGTGATTAATATCTGGACGGGCGGCTTCGCCACGCAATTCGCCACGGTTGTGGGTTCTATGAATGGGGCGGAGAGTTATACGTCTGGCAACACAGGTGGGTCTGGATTTGGCGGTGCGTATGGAGACAGCGCGTCGCCTCGAGAACCTTATTTGTATACATTTAACGTCATCGCCGATAATCCAAACGAAGTGTTTAACTTCAGTATCGCAACGGCAGGGACTCAAAGCTCTTCCAGTCATGTTCTCATTGCTGCGGCATCGATTGCTGCTGTTCCCGAGCCAGGCACCTATGCCTTGCTGGCTGGCTTTTGCATGCTGGGCTTCGTTATGATGCGCCGTCGATCATATAGGTGA
- a CDS encoding GH36-type glycosyl hydrolase domain-containing protein, which translates to MNQSYGHFDDARREYVITKPNTPRPWSNYIGNANFGGVITNNAGGYTFYRSAAQGKLTRYKFNAMPGELNGRYLYLRNQANGDFWSNSWVPVGKPLDQFKSTCRHGTGYTTIESTYDSISSEVTYFTPSGALYEVWKVSVTNHSSEPRTLKLFPCLEPQCNWSAEDDNKNLQYNQYICATSGNTQLIDIGSNINMPEDPEHFENKDQARHTFFGLTGIKANAFDSDLTSFLGTYGSYSAPEAVVKGRCSNSTAIGDMPAAAFEIELQLAPGESKTFACIFGVGKADIEGLAACDAMATTESIDAALHAITTETHRKFESFSVETPDDAFNSMLNTWAPYNCLMTFYWSRTASLVYAGERDGLGFRDTMQDMLGAMGMELNEAHRRIELLLTGQLSNGGALPVVKPFAHTPGAMKEPEHYRADDCLWFFNAVPEYVKESGAIEFYKKVLPYADKGEATVLGHMRRAMEFNFDRCGAHGLPCGLHADWNDCLRLGEAGESIFVAFQLRLALREYIDICQRLGEESEVEWATAKLTTYDAALAEHAWDGEWYLRAYRYDGLKFGSKENEEGSIFMNPQAWSVISGHADSSRAERTMKALKEQLSTEFGVMLCAPAYVKTDPSVMLGVLFNPGMKENAGIFNHTQGWAVMAEAMLGNGDQAWQYFKASMPATYNDRADLREVEPYVVCQSTHSKFSPRFGTGRVSWLSGSATWNYHAATQYILGIRPEYDGLRIAPCLPSHWPEVKIKRTFRGKRFEITIQNGSETPGIYLNGQKLETDLIPFERAEATNQVLVQA; encoded by the coding sequence ATGAATCAATCATACGGACACTTTGACGACGCACGACGTGAATACGTGATCACGAAACCGAATACGCCCCGCCCTTGGAGCAACTACATCGGCAACGCAAATTTTGGTGGCGTCATCACCAACAATGCCGGCGGCTACACCTTTTATCGATCGGCCGCCCAGGGTAAACTGACGCGCTACAAGTTCAACGCCATGCCGGGCGAGCTGAATGGCCGCTACCTCTATTTGCGCAATCAGGCCAATGGCGACTTTTGGAGTAACTCATGGGTGCCGGTGGGCAAACCACTGGATCAATTTAAAAGCACCTGCCGACACGGCACCGGCTACACCACCATCGAGTCCACCTACGACTCGATTTCCAGTGAAGTCACCTACTTCACGCCATCCGGCGCGCTTTATGAAGTCTGGAAGGTTTCCGTCACCAACCACAGCTCAGAACCTCGCACGCTTAAGCTATTTCCCTGCCTCGAACCGCAGTGCAACTGGAGCGCAGAGGACGACAACAAAAACCTCCAGTATAACCAGTATATCTGCGCGACTTCAGGCAACACACAGCTCATCGACATCGGTAGTAATATTAACATGCCCGAAGATCCGGAGCACTTTGAAAACAAGGATCAGGCGCGGCACACTTTCTTCGGTTTAACTGGAATTAAGGCCAATGCCTTTGACTCTGATTTGACCAGCTTTCTCGGCACCTATGGTAGCTACAGTGCTCCTGAAGCTGTGGTCAAGGGGCGTTGCTCCAACTCAACCGCAATCGGTGACATGCCCGCAGCCGCCTTTGAAATCGAGCTTCAGCTCGCTCCCGGCGAAAGCAAAACCTTTGCCTGTATCTTTGGTGTCGGAAAAGCCGATATCGAAGGGCTAGCGGCCTGTGATGCCATGGCCACGACAGAATCGATCGACGCGGCATTGCACGCCATCACAACGGAGACGCACCGGAAGTTTGAGTCCTTCTCAGTCGAAACTCCGGATGACGCCTTCAACAGCATGCTCAACACCTGGGCTCCGTATAATTGCCTAATGACCTTCTACTGGTCGCGCACGGCGAGTCTCGTCTACGCGGGTGAGCGCGACGGTCTCGGCTTCCGCGACACCATGCAGGACATGCTTGGCGCGATGGGCATGGAGCTCAACGAAGCCCACCGCCGAATCGAACTACTCCTCACCGGACAACTCTCCAACGGTGGTGCCCTCCCCGTGGTCAAACCTTTTGCCCACACCCCGGGCGCCATGAAAGAGCCGGAGCATTACCGCGCCGATGACTGCTTGTGGTTTTTCAACGCGGTTCCGGAATACGTCAAAGAATCGGGCGCCATTGAATTCTATAAAAAAGTGCTCCCTTATGCCGACAAAGGCGAAGCCACCGTGCTCGGTCACATGCGACGTGCGATGGAGTTCAACTTTGATCGCTGCGGCGCCCATGGGCTTCCCTGCGGCTTGCACGCCGATTGGAATGACTGCCTGCGACTCGGCGAAGCCGGTGAATCCATTTTCGTAGCCTTCCAACTTCGCCTCGCTCTGCGTGAATACATCGACATCTGTCAACGTCTCGGGGAGGAATCGGAGGTTGAATGGGCCACCGCAAAGCTCACCACTTACGACGCGGCGCTGGCGGAGCATGCTTGGGATGGCGAATGGTATCTCCGTGCCTACCGCTATGATGGCTTGAAGTTTGGCTCTAAGGAGAACGAAGAAGGCTCCATCTTTATGAACCCTCAAGCCTGGTCAGTGATCAGTGGTCACGCAGACAGCAGCCGGGCCGAGCGAACCATGAAGGCTTTGAAGGAGCAATTGTCCACCGAGTTTGGTGTCATGCTCTGCGCACCTGCCTATGTAAAGACTGACCCAAGTGTCATGCTCGGCGTGCTATTCAATCCCGGTATGAAGGAAAACGCCGGCATCTTCAATCACACTCAGGGCTGGGCCGTGATGGCCGAAGCCATGCTCGGCAACGGAGACCAAGCCTGGCAATACTTCAAAGCCTCCATGCCCGCGACCTACAACGACCGCGCCGATCTACGCGAAGTGGAGCCCTATGTGGTTTGCCAGAGCACCCATAGCAAATTCAGCCCGCGTTTCGGCACCGGGCGGGTCTCCTGGCTCTCCGGGAGCGCTACTTGGAATTACCACGCGGCAACACAATACATCCTTGGCATCCGCCCGGAATACGACGGCCTGCGCATCGCCCCCTGCCTGCCATCGCATTGGCCGGAGGTCAAAATCAAGCGCACCTTCCGGGGCAAGCGCTTCGAGATCACCATACAAAACGGCTCCGAAACGCCCGGCATTTATCTAAATGGTCAAAAGTTAGAGACAGACCTCATTCCCTTTGAGCGCGCGGAAGCGACCAACCAAGTGCTGGTTCAAGCATAA
- a CDS encoding PEP-CTERM sorting domain-containing protein codes for MKNLLILSVLAFSAQIVTAQTIVYDNEFTSTGLDNTGSGWSLPGGGVYNNTIGANVITYATTQVAAAAGVDFSMTSTFNFGVAPLGSGTTLGFAALADSATLADDYLLADLNPSTGVFRLFSIGGAGLINSATFSSSIGVLPDYTLTLAGVYDGADLDLTLTLDNGTTSQYISGTLAAADLASMGDYFGYRHRTATGGSLNVDYDNLTISAVPEPGTFALLAGCLALSAVMVRRRK; via the coding sequence ATGAAAAACCTACTTATATTAAGCGTATTAGCCTTCTCTGCACAGATTGTTACGGCTCAGACGATAGTCTACGATAACGAGTTTACATCCACTGGCTTGGACAACACGGGAAGCGGATGGTCACTTCCGGGCGGCGGTGTTTACAATAACACCATCGGCGCTAACGTAATTACCTACGCCACGACTCAAGTTGCGGCAGCAGCAGGCGTTGATTTCAGCATGACTTCCACATTCAACTTTGGAGTAGCCCCTCTGGGATCAGGAACCACGCTGGGGTTTGCGGCATTGGCCGACAGCGCCACTCTGGCAGATGATTATCTACTCGCTGACTTGAACCCATCCACCGGTGTGTTTCGACTTTTCTCTATCGGTGGAGCGGGATTAATCAACAGCGCCACATTTTCATCCTCAATCGGTGTTTTACCAGATTATACACTCACCTTGGCAGGCGTATACGATGGAGCAGATCTAGATCTTACGCTTACCTTGGATAACGGCACTACCTCTCAGTATATTTCGGGAACCTTGGCCGCAGCTGATTTGGCATCAATGGGGGATTACTTCGGCTATCGTCATCGGACTGCCACAGGCGGATCTCTGAACGTCGATTACGACAATCTGACCATCAGTGCAGTTCCAGAGCCAGGCACCTTTGCCTTACTGGCTGGATGTTTGGCCTTGAGCGCAGTGATGGTTCGCCGTCGAAAATAA
- a CDS encoding glycoside hydrolase family 18 protein gives MGAFGAAVQCGFPTTRAPLRSALKQDNPHSLLTAATGPDPIQNRHLGQVFAGLQEHFDQIDLMTYVLSGPWPGWMTWHGSPLYSGGLHFTGGRELPSIESNARNFLEAGVKPQKLGIGLAFHGDVWTGGTGTSTGGVTAPQQTWDIAPMLKNDVPYSEILSRYDLPKHGHFDVVTQTPYLSIDQKGSARDVFVSYNDPVGITARLHFLEDLGLGGCIIWHLGQDLMPSGQQPLADAVATFLKE, from the coding sequence TTGGGAGCCTTTGGAGCAGCAGTACAATGCGGCTTTCCAACAACTCGTGCGCCCTTGCGCTCGGCTTTGAAGCAAGACAATCCCCATTCACTTCTGACGGCGGCTACAGGGCCGGATCCGATTCAAAATCGTCATCTTGGACAAGTCTTTGCGGGCTTACAGGAGCATTTTGATCAAATTGATTTGATGACTTACGTGCTCTCCGGGCCATGGCCAGGGTGGATGACCTGGCACGGTTCGCCGCTGTATAGTGGAGGCCTTCACTTCACAGGAGGGCGCGAACTTCCGTCCATCGAAAGCAATGCCCGGAATTTTCTAGAGGCAGGCGTGAAGCCGCAAAAACTGGGGATCGGGCTGGCTTTTCATGGCGATGTCTGGACGGGCGGGACTGGCACTTCAACCGGAGGCGTCACCGCCCCGCAACAAACTTGGGATATCGCGCCGATGCTCAAAAATGATGTGCCTTATTCTGAAATTTTGAGTCGCTACGATTTGCCAAAACACGGTCACTTCGATGTTGTGACTCAGACGCCTTACCTTTCAATTGATCAGAAGGGTTCGGCGCGGGATGTTTTTGTCTCCTACAACGATCCCGTGGGGATCACGGCCCGCTTGCATTTTTTGGAGGATTTGGGCTTGGGCGGGTGTATCATCTGGCACCTCGGCCAGGATCTCATGCCTTCAGGCCAGCAGCCTTTGGCGGATGCCGTCGCGACTTTTCTAAAAGAATGA
- a CDS encoding GH36-type glycosyl hydrolase domain-containing protein, protein MVKSPPDIMEPTRRQPGMNNTSLISKEAELFDFHTNDGALHIHTANPPASWKNYLFNPDYYIELDQCAQGRTRMLQAPARDLPSIYRYFYVKDESTDDCWNLTVQPLNKQMDHYEAIHSPSHCTYAGRRAGIESNVRGFVPVSGSRELWTVRLTNTSSEARKLALFTVFPFEDGGPMRSNAWYSPEESTCYSHFFPHHLHYRDYERLKDKHTLRFMFSTEQATSGESNERIFFGGPSFHTIPAAVRNGQCSGKPCLSEFPVGALHHDIELAPNESKEIGFFVGMERSEADVAALRKEFCSVAAFDAALERVLSAEANYRDQLSIETPDSTLNAFFNHWLQKQIVFQSRLNRLAGGFPIRNQLQDCLGFALLDPTAALDYLRTRIPLQNADGYLRQWWSAGDGNQGDVCALNYLDGGIWLVICTIIIANQNGSYDFLNESLGFHDSNEKATVLDNLIRAVDRLAIDRGSHGLCLFGDGDWTDPINGPGRKGLGESTWTTCALGVAVQMLTEVLGELGHLEQVKRFQELDQTLRQVIDQHCWNGSWLITGYDDDGVSLGTPGDTEGKIFLNSQTWAIMAGYIREERMPSVLKAIQSMETEAGALLLAPAFTDWNERWGRISIKQPGTSENGSIYCHAGMFKAYADCFLGDGSSALRELLRNLPLNADNPPSRNSQAPIFVPNYYYGLTDTCEFGVSSRHHSTGTAPWMLWVMVESILGIRATASGLQVAPCMPDEWDHAKLHRQFRSSSYDIELKRGATDQPLQINVNGQVIEDTCLPFGEPHYDVSITF, encoded by the coding sequence ATGGTAAAATCCCCCCCCGACATTATGGAGCCTACGCGACGACAGCCCGGTATGAACAACACATCACTGATCTCGAAAGAAGCCGAGTTATTCGACTTCCACACCAACGATGGTGCGCTGCACATTCACACCGCCAATCCACCGGCCAGTTGGAAGAACTACTTGTTCAATCCGGATTACTACATTGAGCTGGACCAATGCGCACAAGGCCGCACTCGCATGCTGCAAGCACCCGCCCGCGACCTTCCATCCATCTATCGCTACTTTTACGTGAAGGACGAATCTACCGACGACTGCTGGAACCTTACCGTTCAACCGCTCAACAAGCAGATGGACCACTACGAAGCGATTCACTCCCCCAGCCACTGCACCTACGCGGGCCGACGCGCGGGGATCGAATCCAACGTCCGGGGATTTGTCCCCGTCTCCGGCAGCCGTGAACTCTGGACTGTCCGCCTCACGAACACTTCATCGGAAGCCCGCAAGCTCGCCCTCTTCACCGTATTTCCCTTCGAGGATGGGGGCCCCATGCGCTCCAATGCTTGGTATAGTCCAGAGGAGAGCACCTGCTATAGTCACTTTTTTCCGCACCACCTGCACTACCGTGATTACGAGCGCCTGAAGGATAAACATACACTGCGTTTTATGTTCAGCACAGAGCAAGCGACTTCCGGTGAGTCCAATGAGCGCATTTTCTTCGGTGGCCCCAGTTTCCACACCATTCCGGCCGCGGTCCGCAATGGACAGTGCTCGGGTAAGCCCTGCTTGTCGGAATTCCCGGTCGGCGCGCTTCACCACGACATCGAACTGGCCCCCAATGAATCGAAAGAAATTGGCTTCTTCGTCGGCATGGAGCGCAGCGAGGCCGATGTCGCCGCGCTTCGAAAAGAATTCTGCAGCGTGGCCGCTTTTGATGCGGCACTCGAACGCGTCCTGAGTGCGGAAGCGAATTACCGTGACCAGCTGAGCATCGAAACACCCGACAGCACACTCAACGCCTTCTTCAACCATTGGCTGCAAAAGCAAATCGTTTTCCAGAGCCGACTCAATCGCCTGGCAGGTGGCTTCCCGATTCGCAATCAGTTACAGGACTGCCTGGGCTTCGCTCTACTTGATCCCACCGCGGCACTCGATTACCTACGCACCCGCATCCCTTTGCAAAATGCTGATGGTTACCTACGCCAGTGGTGGTCCGCTGGAGACGGCAATCAGGGCGATGTCTGCGCCCTGAATTATCTGGACGGTGGTATCTGGCTAGTCATTTGCACCATCATTATCGCCAACCAAAACGGATCCTATGATTTCCTCAATGAATCGCTGGGCTTCCATGACAGCAACGAAAAAGCCACTGTATTGGATAATTTGATACGAGCAGTTGATCGCTTGGCCATCGATCGTGGCAGTCACGGGCTGTGTCTCTTCGGCGATGGCGATTGGACCGACCCGATCAACGGCCCCGGGCGTAAAGGACTCGGAGAATCGACATGGACGACCTGCGCATTGGGGGTAGCCGTGCAAATGCTGACTGAAGTGCTCGGCGAGCTCGGCCATCTCGAGCAAGTGAAGCGTTTTCAGGAGCTCGACCAAACGCTGCGCCAAGTGATCGATCAGCATTGCTGGAACGGATCGTGGTTAATAACTGGATACGATGACGACGGTGTTTCCCTGGGAACGCCGGGAGACACTGAAGGTAAAATCTTTCTCAACAGTCAAACCTGGGCAATCATGGCCGGTTACATTCGCGAAGAGCGTATGCCATCCGTGCTCAAAGCGATCCAGTCCATGGAAACCGAAGCCGGCGCCCTACTGCTGGCCCCTGCATTCACCGATTGGAATGAGCGCTGGGGACGGATCAGTATCAAACAGCCCGGCACCAGTGAGAATGGCTCGATTTACTGTCACGCTGGCATGTTCAAAGCCTACGCGGATTGCTTCCTCGGCGACGGCTCCTCCGCCCTGCGCGAACTGCTCCGCAATCTCCCGCTAAACGCCGATAATCCACCGAGCCGCAATAGTCAGGCTCCGATCTTCGTGCCCAACTATTACTACGGCCTGACTGACACCTGCGAATTTGGGGTTTCCAGCCGACACCACTCGACTGGCACCGCCCCCTGGATGCTCTGGGTGATGGTGGAGAGCATTCTCGGCATACGCGCAACTGCCTCTGGACTTCAGGTCGCGCCCTGCATGCCGGACGAATGGGATCATGCCAAACTGCACCGACAATTCCGCAGTTCAAGCTACGACATCGAACTCAAACGCGGAGCCACCGACCAACCCTTGCAAATCAACGTCAACGGCCAAGTGATCGAAGACACCTGCCTGCCCTTTGGTGAACCGCACTACGACGTAAGCATTACCTTTTAA
- a CDS encoding glycosyl hydrolase family 18 protein — protein MTHRFHHIVFYLCSSLWLAALPVQDREIWVSGYYPGWIQETVAPAALPWDSITHLLHFGGTVQADGSITLEDFKLTPSHIKATVAAAHRSQKRVLLVLGGAYTAEGFRGASSDLNRERFIANIVSLVNVYGYDGVDLDWEPLEQQYNAAFQQLVRPCARL, from the coding sequence ATGACGCACAGGTTCCATCACATCGTGTTCTATCTATGTTCCAGTTTGTGGCTCGCTGCTTTGCCGGTTCAGGATCGTGAGATTTGGGTCAGTGGTTACTATCCGGGGTGGATACAGGAAACGGTGGCTCCAGCGGCCTTGCCTTGGGATTCGATCACGCACCTACTTCATTTCGGGGGAACTGTGCAAGCTGATGGTTCGATTACGCTCGAGGATTTCAAGCTGACGCCATCGCATATCAAAGCGACGGTAGCCGCCGCCCATCGTTCACAAAAGCGAGTGTTGCTGGTTCTCGGTGGCGCCTATACTGCGGAGGGATTTCGGGGGGCCTCCTCCGATCTGAACCGCGAGCGATTTATCGCCAACATTGTGTCTTTAGTGAATGTATACGGCTATGACGGTGTGGATTTAGATTGGGAGCCTTTGGAGCAGCAGTACAATGCGGCTTTCCAACAACTCGTGCGCCCTTGCGCTCGGCTTTGA